AGGTCGTCCCGGAGGATCTCTTCCTGGCGCTCGAGGAACCACCGGTAGTCGACGTACACGACGGGAGGCACAGGTCAGGCCGCCCGCGAGGTGTCGTGCGCGACAGGTGGCAGCCCGCCGAACTCGGCATCGAAGGCGTCCATAACGCCGGGCTCGCTGATCGCGCGGCGGAAGGCGGCGGTCGCAGTCTGCAAGGCTCGCTCTTGTTCCTTCTCCCCAGCCACCTTGGCGAGGTAGGCCTTCACAGACAGACCTTCGGCAGCGG
This genomic interval from Streptomyces dengpaensis contains the following:
- a CDS encoding antitoxin MazE7; amino-acid sequence: MAETTVKVDTITRDTLQGLAAAEGLSVKAYLAKVAGEKEQERALQTATAAFRRAISEPGVMDAFDAEFGGLPPVAHDTSRAA